In Juglans microcarpa x Juglans regia isolate MS1-56 chromosome 7D, Jm3101_v1.0, whole genome shotgun sequence, the following are encoded in one genomic region:
- the LOC121238672 gene encoding transcription repressor OFP13, whose amino-acid sequence MGKKIMKLSSLFKNKETKQQPWQWPSCKHPKTFSFRAGDDMFKTVNSVFFDSTMDGVDQVETPESWFTNSSESASYSTESEEYFDGESLEMVVRGVRSERLFFEPGDTSSILEKKLAKDHVHHGSFPFKESVVLAMESKDPYIDFKRSMEEMVESHGVKDWGCLEELLGWYLRMNGKKNHGFIVGAFVDLLVGLAATTSSCSHDSTSYFSAISSSSSNSLSSSALLCSSVDHGQIEIEEVDKTRR is encoded by the coding sequence ATGGGCAAGAAGATCATGAAACTGTCTTCACTTTTCAAgaacaaagaaacaaagcaGCAACCATGGCAATGGCCCTCGTGTAAGCATCCAAAGACCTTTTCTTTCCGAGCTGGGGACGACATGTTCAAGACAGTGAACTCGGTTTTCTTTGACTCCACCATGGATGGGGTAGATCAAGTGGAAACACCAGAGTCCTGGTTCACAAATTCTTCTGAATCTGCGAGCTACTCAACCGAGTCCGAGGAGTACTTCGACGGGGAATCACTCGAAATGGTGGTGCGGGGAGTGAGGTCCGAGAGGCTGTTTTTCGAGCCCGGTGATACGAGCTCCATCTTAGAGAAGAAGCTGGCGAAAGATCATGTTCATCATGGCAGCTTTCCATTCAAAGAGAGCGTAGTTTTAGCGATGGAGTCGAAGGATCCGTACATTGATTTCAAGAGGTCAATGGAGGAGATGGTGGAATCTCATGGGGTGAAAGACTGGGGTTGCTTGGAGGAGTTGCTGGGGTGGTATTTGAGGATGAACGGGAAGAAGAATCATGGATTTATTGTCGGAGCCTTTGTGGATCTGCTTGTTGGTCTTGCTGCAACTACTTCATCATGTTCTCATGattcaacttcttatttttctgctatttcttcttcttcttctaattctctttcttcctctgcaTTATTATGTTCATCTGTTGATCATGGTCAGATTGAGATTGAGGAGGTAGACAAGACCAGACGGTAA